Within the Brachyhypopomus gauderio isolate BG-103 unplaced genomic scaffold, BGAUD_0.2 sc71, whole genome shotgun sequence genome, the region TCTTCAATACATCATAAATtctgtattttatttaatagaAGTTCAATATTTGAGGCTTCAAGAAGagcctcaaaaccttcctgtttacaGCTGCATTTAGTTAAGCAACTCTGGTGggtaattattttattacaattattcatcacattattttactTCATTAAATTGTGTTTGttcttaattaattaattattttgatAGCTTgccattttattacattattatattgtttttttcaatattttaataattatttgtcattttattattttattgtgttttgttttcttatATTTATTCTGTGAAGCTCTTTGAGTAGCATGTATgttgctatacaaataaagaatattattataattatgacGCACAATAGCAGCTCCCCACCCTGTATACACTCAAAGATCTCAAAGATCTCGTTCTCGTTCTTTCTCCTTTTTTGATTACACAGCTGAGAGACCTGCACTCGTGACCTGGCCACGTGACCTTGATGCGCGACCTCACCTGTGTAGTAGGCCGTCAGAGGGAACACCAGCTCAGGCCAGCACACGTCGTTCCTGTCACAGTCAAACTCAGTGAAGTTAATGCGGAACCTGCAACCGTGGAAGAAAAACAGCATCAAAGTACAAATTAGCAGAAAACGAACATGTTGTGCACATCAAGATTAACACTGGGAAATTATTTGCTATTGTGTTCGTATTGAGAAATTATAGCAAGGCTACCTAAGACGGTTCAGCCACCTCATAATGAGAAGTGGCATAAAAGGGAAAAGGTTAAATGTAGTTGCCCTGTGGCAGAATGATTGTGACGTAGGACAGCAGAAGTGCGGCGTACTGGACAACCTGACGACGGTTTACACCACGCGGTCACGGTTTACACCACGCGGTCACGGTTTACACCACGCGGTCACGGTTTACACCACGCGGTCACGGTTTACACTCGCTCCCAGCTGTCTAAGaacatggggcagtcatggtcttgtggtagggaactggttttgtgaccggagggtcgtgggttcgattcccagacctgaggccatgactgaggtgcccttgagcaaggcacctaacctcaactgttccccgggctagggctagggctgcccaacgctctgggcacatgtgatccacagccccctagtaatcactagtgtgtgtgtgttctaattgcaccgatgggtaaatgcggaggacaaatttcgattggggtgtaaattcacaattgacaaatatggcacatttcatttcacattcaTTCACTGGGGTCATTCGGTTTGAAAACTACACATGATACaagtttaatttttttaaactgtGCTTAAAACATTGTGGCAGTGTATCTGACATTACAAACTAAAGCTTCAACAAAAAATGACCCACACAGGGTCATTTACATAAACTGTAACGGGTTGATCTCAGTTATATGTAACTGATACTCGTTTATTCGAGGGAATTCCATTGGTAACCCACAACCCATTAATGACCCACCTGGTCTTAGGGGCTTCTGGGCTTCTGGGCGCCTCAGTAAAGGTCACAGAAGAGGTCACAGAGAAAGACTGCgtgaggtcaggggtcacaCAGGGGTTGCTGTTAGCTGAATCACACTGCATACTCCAAGTCGTCTCTTTAAAACTGAACATGTCCAAGGAAAATGTGTTACAAAACCTTCATTCATAAACCTTCTTATAACAGGAACATAAACAAATTCTTGAGTATTGTTACCATAATCACCATCAACAgcaaataagtaaataataacAGGCTCTGCTCTCTGAGATTCTTTATGTGTACGGATTCAAACTTGTATTTCACACATGAATGAGAGGTAATCAGGTCCAACCGTTACCATGGCATCGAGAACAGTGCTACTTCAGCGCTACCTTAACTCCACCTGCTCGATCACGTTCTGAACACCCTGCACCGTTCCCATGACAACACTCCTGACGTGAATGTGCAGGTGAGTTGGAACTCCAGAACAGACGCCACTGGCGACCCCTGCTGGACGACTGGAGTTCTGCACTAAAACtatgaggaagagagacaggaatTCATGATCacacggtcacacacacacacacacacacacacaatattgccaaaagtGTTCGCTCACCTTTCTTGACTCACACATGAgattaagtgacatcccattcctaatccatagggttcaatatgacattggtccaccctttgcagctagaacaacttcaactcttctgggaaggctgtgcacaaagtttaggagtgtgtttatggggatatttgaccattcttccagaagcgcatttgtgaggtcacatactgatgttggacgagaaggcctgactctcagtctccgctctaattcatcccaaaggtgttctatcaggttgaggtcaggactctgtgcaggccagtcaagttcatccacaccagactctgccatccatgtctttatggaccttgctttgtgcactggtgcacagtcatgttggaagaggaagaggccagctccaaactggtCCCACAAATTTGGGAGCGTgtaattgtccaaaatgtcttggtatgctgaagcattcagagtttttttcactggaactaaggggccaagcccagctcctgataaacaaccccacaccataatccccccctccaccaaattttacacttggcacagtgCAGTCAGACACTGActgaattcactgagctcctgagagcgacccattctttcacaaatgtttgtaaaaacagtctgcattcttaggtgcttaattttatacacctgtggccatggaagtgattggaacacctgatacaaatcatttggatgggtgagcgaatacttttggcaatatagtgtatattttatatataaatatatatatgcaaCTAGATCCAGCAGTTCAGACTATGAATGAGTGAATTTAAGCTGCTCCTAAACCATCGTCAGACCGAGGGCGGAAGAATTTAATTTCACTTGAAAAAGAACATCTGAGAAGTTCTGCTACAAGAATGTTGGACAGATTACTCACCGGTAACACGAGTCCAGTTGGCCAGCGTGGAGATGTCTGGCTTTCCTGTCCTGGACACCAGAGTAGCAGGTACCAGTGCAGCCAGCGTGGCCCGGACCGTCTCTCTGTGACCAAACACCATTGAGCCACAACATGCGGATTGCTCAGAACCTCCTCACACTCCCAGCACCATAACTGACCAGTCACATCTCACCTTACAATAGACATAGCACATTCTAGCCCGTCAAATTCTCCCACCAGCATCCACAGGTGTTCTGGTGGCTCATCATgtgcaggtggtgtgtgggtgacgATGGCTCCAGCTGCCCTTACCTGAGCTGCCTGCACTCTGTGAGGTTGCGCAGGCTGACTGGCAGCAGACAGCCTGACGTGGAGTTCCACCCGTAGAGAACTGGTGTCAGGCCAGCAGACGAACACCACCCGTCTCCCACTGTGGGACAACAGAGGGGATTGTGGGATGTGCAACACGTGACTGAAGCTACAACCACTCGCTTCAACCATGCAACTGAATTTCTGTGGTCACTACCCAGGTTCTGATCTGTAGGGAACTGGGAGCAGAAACAGCTTCTCTGCAGGTGTGGAGCGGATGGACAGAGACGCTGGATCCTCTGGACACACAGCTGTAATGTGCTGCCACTTCTGTGGCGGTTTGATGGATCCACACTCACCTGCTCGCCAGAGGCTGATCGGAGCTCTTTTTATGTCTCCAGTTGCAGAGTCCAATAATCCACCAATCACAGGTCTTCCCACCTGATAGCCTTAAAAGAACCAGGCAGATCAACAGAAGGGGAATCAGGTAGGCGTCCACATTCATGCAGCACCCTGCCAAAGGCTTAGCGTGACATCACAGGCTGAGATGCGGCCAGACCTGGGTTGCCAGAGTTGGGCTGGACGGATGCGTTTCCGTTCACAAACACTGCAGAGTATCGGGTGGTCagagacactgagagacagaagggagaagagagagtcagtgatgtggtgatgtggtgatgtggtgatgtggtgataTGGTGATATACaagataaaaagaaaaagaaagggaATGAGAAAGAATGCCATTTTTAAATTAAGCattcaaatattttttaataaaccAGATAAAGGCGTCAGGACCTGCGCTGCAGGACAGCTCACCTTCAGGGTTGAGCGTGACGTTCCCGGTGAAGCGGGTCACGGTGATGGCAGACAGGCCTCTGTCCCTCCAGTACAGGGTGTAGCTCAAGGCCAggaccacgcccacacacagGCGCCCCTCCGCGGCCTGCGCCCACTCTGCTAATCCAGCAGACACACAACGCAGTCAACACGCAGTCAACACGCAGGAAACACGCAGGAAACACTCAGAAAATGTGCAGGAAACACGCAGGAAACGCGCAGGAAACACTCAGGAAACACACAGGAAACACGCAGGAAATATGCAGGAAATATGCAGGAAACACTCAGAACACATGCAGGAAACGCGCAGGAAACGCGCAGGAAATGCACAGGAAACGCACAAGAAACGCACAGAAAACGCACAGAAAACACGCAGGAAACACGCAGGAAATGCGCAGGAAAACACTCAGGTTATGCAGAAGGAAACGTCTGTGTTTAAATCCGCTGACCAGGTTCAAGCTTTGCAGGATTCGACAGGAACGAGCTGAGGTCTGTGATCACTTCATCTACAACACTGACTATGACTTGTCctagaacacaaacacaaacacacacacacacacacacacacacatgacaaatAACATTGTCAGTTACCAATACTAATAAagcaattaaaaacaaatatttggtCACTAATAAGAGACCTTTTCTGTTGCTCTTTCTGTCCTTTAATGCTTCAGAAACAAATTGGAAATGTACATGTTTAAACTATGCTGCCCATTacccatcgtgtgtgtgtgtgtgtgtgtgtgtgtgtgtgtgtgtatgtgtgttgctATGGGATCTCACCTCCCCGTCCGTCTCTGACGGTCACCCCCAGCTCAGCTGCCGGTACTGGACACTGCCGCAGGACCCTCACACATACGGCCTCGAAGTCCTGCAGGAAGGCCAGCGGGGCCTCCACACACTGGCCCAACACTGACGTCTACGCAGAGATGAGCAGGACATTAGGACAGGAGCAGGATAACGTGATGGTCAAACATCAAACAAGGACAACAGGGTAAAAGCATGAGAGGAGTCTGAGCATCAGGCTGTTACACATCTAATGGCCAACATTATAAACATAATTAGTGATGTGCTGATTCCTACGTCATTACATCTTTCCCTGAGATACAAGGAAAAAGAGGCACAGTTACAGTTACGAGAACCACGCTAGGTCCCCAGTTTTAAACTGCTGCAGTACAACCTGTGGGACGGTGAGGAACTGGCCATCTGCCATGAAGATGGGCTCCCCCTGGCGGTAGCTTGTGGGAGGTACACGAGATATTATCTGTGTAGTCTGGAAAGAAGGAGCAGGCTCTGGGGACCTGGAGGAACATTTGGAGACAGAGAGGTATTCAGCACAGATATTCAAACACAGCAAACAATTATAAAccttttaatatttaaaatgaatgaacgctttaatgttacaaataaaaaagaTGCTGAAAACAGATGGAGGGACTTACACTGTCTTCCCCTGATAAAAGAGTCCTAGGAAAGGATTGTTTTCAGAAGGGGAGGTCACACAGAGGAAAGGGAACCAATCAGGAGCATTTTCAGCAGATTGGGCGGAGCAGCCATAGTCTGGAGCGGAAGTGACACGCCCCCCAAATGGGCCAGGAAGACACTGACCAGCAAAAAGCCACAGAAGCTCTGAAGTACAGTCCTGCAGAAATGGAAATAcacatgattgtgtgtgtgtgtgtgtgtgtgtgtgtgtgtatgtgcacatagCCACATtttatcagaatcagaatcaaaatactttattgatccccgaGGGAAAATTGTAGTACaattatacatacatataaaataataatccaTTTTAGAAATATATTTTCAATAAATTAAAAAGCATCAAATATTGTAGCCATTTGTGTAGATAGTGGAAAGTGAAAATGTTTCTATGACATATAACATACCTGATCACAGCAGCAACGTATGTCACAGTCTCCTGGCAACAGGTCACATGGACAGTGTCCCAGGGGCTGGAACACCTGGTTAGGGATCACTGTCTTATTTCCTACAAGACGGACAGGATCAAAATGCAGTCTGTGCTGTTACTGACATTAGAAGAGACTGCTCACAGCAAGTGGAGGGTGCTGACCTGACAcatggccagcagggggcagcagagcATAGATTTCAGCCTGCACAGTGAGAAGAGCTAGTAGATTGTTGCCACGACATGCAGACACCCGCACAGTCTGCCTGACGCACAGCGGCCGAACACAGCAATCCGTCTCATTAGCACACAGCTGCAGGCTCCGGTTGAGACTGATACGCACCAGGAGGCCAGTCTGAAACACGACCAAACACATGTTGCTTAATACAGTCAGTGGCCCCTAATGACTTAAAGAGTCTAGTCTTTATGACAGTTACTGGGCCCTAAAGGCAGAATTGACTCTCTAATGCAGTTACTGGGGCCCTGAAGGCAGAGGCCACTCCTTAATGaattcaatgaatgaatgaattcctTTCCATAACGGAAAGGCTGTTCTATGCCCTAAAGGCAAAGGCAGGAAATCAATCACAAATTGCAGAGGCACTGTCATGCCACCAGATTATAATGGTGGGCAGGACTTACGTCTCCACCGGTTAGCCAACCGTACTTGTACATAATTGTCTGAGAAAGTTCTTCAGACAGAATGACTGATGTCATCTCGGCATGAAAGAACTTTAACGCTCTCACGCTACATGCTAAGACTTGGAGTGATGCAATGCATCAGCATCTGTGTGAGCGTACAAAAGGTGAAGATGGAGAAGGCCTGACCAGGGGCAGAAGCACCACTAACCCTTCCCAGATGTTCTTGAGACAGAGTCCACTGAACAGAGGTGGGTGGAGAACATGAGGGTGGAGGCAGACCTCCTGTTAGACGAGGAAGAGATTAAACAAACAGTTTAGACTGTGTGACTGCAGCCTTTTAAACACTGACAATAAAGACACAGGAAGCACGTGTGATGTTGAATCTGCAGGTCATACccgtggtgttggtgttggagggagAGACATCACTGATGGTCAGTGAGACATCTGACACGTTCCCCACCAAAAAGGCAGATGCACTCGGGCCAGAGGCAACAAGGAATGATGGTTGAAAAACTAAAATTCACCAGAGGTCTCATGTTAAGTGGTCTCATGTTAAGAGGTCTCATGTTAAGTGGTCTCATGTTAAGTGGTCTCATGTTTAGAGGTCTCATGTTAAGTGGCCTCATGTTAAGTGGTCTCATGTTTAGAGGTCTCATGTTAAGTGGTCTTACGTTAAGTGGTCTCACGTTAAGAGGCCTCATGTTTAGAGGTGTGCTATGTTGAGTCTGAAGCAGCAGCAGGTGTCTGCCTGGTTAAGCGGGCCACAAACAGCAACACTAACACAGCTGGTGAAGGTCCCTTATAATCATGTTTATGCTAAAATATCCCACCCAGACAAAGGCTTACAACACATTTTGTTGCATCAAAATTTCCATCAAAGGTAAATACCCCTCTCAAAAAGAGATCTGTTGCCACTCTGGAAAATTAACTCATCATCTATGCTATATGGTTTGTGTGTGCCACTATGAACTTGATAGGACCACCTTGATATCAGCTATTAAGTCTTAGCATTCCAGCTGTGTGAAGTTATAGGAACATGTTGAGATTTGCTGCTGACTGGCTGTCAGATATCTTCCCCGAAGCAGCTGAGCTCTGCAGAGCGAGCTGAATTCTGGAAAAGTGGATATTAGAAATGCTGTGGGTTTTTTTCTCTGTGGGCTATCCATCTAATATCCCAAGCAATGAAATCTACCAATTTTAATAGTAAAGAAATTAATAGAGTTCCACATGATCTGCTGTGTTGCGTCTGTTAGCATCTAAATCACTTCATTCTCTCTGCACAACGTAATTGTAATTCTGGTGATTCTACTTTATTGATTCAAGACTCAAAGTTAACGCACCCACGTCAAGAAGACTTTGTGGGCCAAGTTAAAGTTGGTGTGAAACAAGATGTTTACTTAAGTGATCTTATAAACTACTGAACGTTTAATCACAGTAAAGTAGAGAGACCATATCTTTATTTGGGTATACACTCACTTAACACAGGCCCACAATAACATGATATTTACAGTTGGTTTATTAAAAACGCTTTTCAGTAAAAGTCAACAACAAAAACCCCATTAACAAATGATGGTCCAATTAAAGTAaattaaaaaccag harbors:
- the tctn2 gene encoding tectonic-2 isoform X1, with the protein product MLKRASAICSRLVSQALFAVLFLNEDATCGVVFQPSFLVASGPSASAFLVGNVSDVSLTISDVSPSNTNTTGGLPPPSCSPPTSVQWTLSQEHLGRTGLLVRISLNRSLQLCANETDCCVRPLCVRQTVRVSACRGNNLLALLTVQAEIYALLPPAGHVSGNKTVIPNQVFQPLGHCPCDLLPGDCDIRCCCDQDCTSELLWLFAGQCLPGPFGGRVTSAPDYGCSAQSAENAPDWFPFLCVTSPSENNPFLGLFYQGKTVSPEPAPSFQTTQIISRVPPTSYRQGEPIFMADGQFLTVPQTSVLGQCVEAPLAFLQDFEAVCVRVLRQCPVPAAELGVTVRDGRGGQVIVSVVDEVITDLSSFLSNPAKLEPAEWAQAAEGRLCVGVVLALSYTLYWRDRGLSAITVTRFTGNVTLNPEVSLTTRYSAVFVNGNASVQPNSGNPGYQVGRPVIGGLLDSATGDIKRAPISLWRAVGDGWCSSAGLTPVLYGWNSTSGCLLPVSLRNLTECRQLRETVRATLAALVPATLVSRTGKPDISTLANWTRVTVLVQNSSRPAGVASGVCSGVPTHLHIHVRSVVMGTVQGVQNVIEQVELSFKETTWSMQCDSANSNPCVTPDLTQSFSVTSSVTFTEAPRSPEAPKTRFRINFTEFDCDRNDVCWPELVFPLTAYYTGEPHPHALAKGLILVFFFIAASVLGTPWRRIRQAWRSS
- the tctn2 gene encoding tectonic-2 isoform X3, producing MLKRASAICSRLVSQALFAVLFLNEDATCGVVFQPSFLVASGPSASAFLVGNVSDVSLTISDVSPSNTNTTGGLPPPSCSPPTSVQWTLSQEHLGRTGLLVRISLNRSLQLCANETDCCVRPLCVRQTVRVSACRGNNLLALLTVQAEIYALLPPAGHVSGNKTVIPNQVFQPLGHCPCDLLPGDCDIRCCCDQDCTSELLWLFAGQCLPGPFGGRVTSAPDYGCSAQSAENAPDWFPFLCVTSPSENNPFLGLFYQGKTVSPEPAPSFQTTQIISRVPPTSYRQGEPIFMADGQFLTVPQTSVLGQCVEAPLAFLQDFEAVCVRVLRQCPVPAAELGVTVRDGRGGQVIVSVVDEVITDLSSFLSNPAKLEPAEWAQAAEGRLCVGVVLALSYTLYWRDRGLSAITVTRFTGNVTLNPEVSLTTRYSAVFVNGNASVQPNSGNPGYQVGRPVIGGLLDSATGDIKRAPISLWRAVGDGWCSSAGLTPVLYGWNSTSGCLLPVSLRNLTECRQLRETVRATLAALVPATLVSRTGKPDISTLANWTRVTVLVQNSSRPAGVASGVCSGVPTHLHIHVRSVVMGTVQGVQNVIEQVELR
- the tctn2 gene encoding tectonic-2 isoform X2; this translates as MLKRASAICSRLVSQALFAVLFLNEDATCGVVFQPSFLVASGPSASAFLVGNVSDVSLTISDVSPSNTNTTGGLPPPSCSPPTSVQWTLSQEHLGRTGLLVRISLNRSLQLCANETDCCVRPLCVRQTVRVSACRGNNLLALLTVQAEIYALLPPAGHVSGNKTVIPNQVFQPLGHCPCDLLPGDCDIRCCCDQDCTSELLWLFAGQCLPGPFGGRVTSAPDYGCSAQSAENAPDWFPFLCVTSPSENNPFLGLFYQGKTVSPEPAPSFQTTQIISRVPPTSYRQGEPIFMADGQFLTVPQTSVLGQCVEAPLAFLQDFEAVCVRVLRQCPVPAAELGVTVRDGRGGQVIVSVVDEVITDLSSFLSNPAKLEPEWAQAAEGRLCVGVVLALSYTLYWRDRGLSAITVTRFTGNVTLNPEVSLTTRYSAVFVNGNASVQPNSGNPGYQVGRPVIGGLLDSATGDIKRAPISLWRAVGDGWCSSAGLTPVLYGWNSTSGCLLPVSLRNLTECRQLRETVRATLAALVPATLVSRTGKPDISTLANWTRVTVLVQNSSRPAGVASGVCSGVPTHLHIHVRSVVMGTVQGVQNVIEQVELSFKETTWSMQCDSANSNPCVTPDLTQSFSVTSSVTFTEAPRSPEAPKTRFRINFTEFDCDRNDVCWPELVFPLTAYYTGEPHPHALAKGLILVFFFIAASVLGTPWRRIRQAWRSS